In Macadamia integrifolia cultivar HAES 741 chromosome 13, SCU_Mint_v3, whole genome shotgun sequence, one DNA window encodes the following:
- the LOC122059821 gene encoding uncharacterized protein LOC122059821 — protein MDACHLLFGRPWQFDRKTKHDGFKNTYTFKKDGIKVILGPSKIEINPKPSKGEGNNLLSKSKIDKAIEESKVVYALVVLEKNEANYVIPSQVQPLLQEFKDVAPEELPPSLPPIRDIQHCIDFISGAVIPNKAAYRMSLQEHEELQWQVDDLMARGMVRERKSSCAISALLVPKKNGS, from the coding sequence ATGGATGCTTGTCATTTGCTTTTTGGGAGGCCTTGGCAATTTGATAGAAAAACTAAACATGATGGGTTCAAGAATACTTACACTTTTAAGAAAGATGGAATTAAAGTCATTTTGGGTCCATCCAAAATAgagataaatcctaaaccttcaaaaggggagggaaatAATTTACTctcaaaatctaaaattgataAGGCCATAGAAGAATCAAAGGTGGTTTATGCTCTTGTggttttagaaaaaaatgaagcaaaCTATGTCATCCCTTCTCAAGTGCAACCCCTTCTTCAAGAGTTTAAGGATGTTGCTCCGGAAGAACTTCCACCCAGTCTTCCACCCATAAGGGATATTCAACATTGCATAGATTTTATTTCGGGAGCTGTCATTCCAAATAAGGCAGCCTATAGAATGAGTCTACAGGAGCATGAAGAGCTACAATGGCAAGTAGATGACCTTATGGCTAGAGGAATGGTTAGGGAAAGAAAAAGTTCATGTGCTATCTCTGCTCTTCTTGTACCAAAGAAGAATGGATCCTGa